ACCGGGGTTCGGCACAACCAATTCTCCTGCCGGACCTGTCATAGTCTGCAGACCAACAGCAATACCCGCACCCTGGATAACTGCCAATGCAATCGTTCCATAGCGAGTGTACTGGGTTATCTTGCGCTTGCCAGCCTCTCCCTCCTTCGAAAGCTTCTCAATCGGTTCAAACACGACAGTCAGAAGTTGAAGGATAATCGAGGAACTAATGTAAGGCATTATGCCAAGGGCAAAAACAGTCATGCGCTGTAAAGCGCCACCGGTAAAGGCACTCACCATCCCAAGTAAAGTACCCTCAGTCCCCTCAAAAAACTTAGCAAGAACCTGAGCGTCAATGCCAGGAGTCGGCACATGACACCCGACACGATAGACGGCAAGCATACCCAAGGTAAAGAGGATGCGGCGCCGCAGTTCAGGAATGGCGACGATATTCTGCAGCGTTGTCCACACGTTAAATCACCTCAACCTTGCCGCCAATTGCTTCAATCTTGGCAACGGCCGCTTTGCTGAATTTATGAGCTTGAACTGTCAAAGCTTTGGTTAAGTCTCCAGAAGCCAGAATCTTGACACCATCATTAAGCTTTCCAACTAACCCCACACTCGAGAAAGCTTCAAGACCAACCGTACTCCCTGCATCAAATACTTCAAGGTCTTCAAGATTGACCAAAGTATATTCCTTGCGAGTCAGTGGAGTAAATCCACGCTTTGGCAACCGGCGCTGTAATGGCATCTGGCCACCCTCGAAGCCGGGCTTAATACTGCCACCGCTGCGCGCCTTTTGACCTTTGTGACCTTTACCTGACGTTTTACCGGTTCCAGAGCCTGGACCGCGTCCGATACGTTTTCTATTTTTTGTTGAACCGGGAGCCGGTTGCAGATTACTCAGATCCATCGTGTAGTCCTCTACGAAAATCAGTCTTCAACGACAACCATATGCT
Above is a genomic segment from Geopsychrobacter electrodiphilus DSM 16401 containing:
- the rplO gene encoding 50S ribosomal protein L15, which codes for MDLSNLQPAPGSTKNRKRIGRGPGSGTGKTSGKGHKGQKARSGGSIKPGFEGGQMPLQRRLPKRGFTPLTRKEYTLVNLEDLEVFDAGSTVGLEAFSSVGLVGKLNDGVKILASGDLTKALTVQAHKFSKAAVAKIEAIGGKVEVI